The region GGCAGGAGGCAGACCATGACTTAACCACCAATCTAAGGGTACCCTTATTTCAGAACCTGTCTGGTCAGTAAGCCATTGCTGAAGGGTTGATAGAATGTGGAGCCCACTCCTGCCTGATGCACTCAAACACTGTGGTCATCTTTGGGCACAGGAGGGGTGTCCTTCTggtgagcagcagcagctaaGGTGTCAGGTAGGTTGTTGAGAGGGTGGCAGTGCATTGAGAACTCTTTAACATACTCGTCCCTGGGGTTCAAACAGGTGGGAGGCGCCAATGCCCTTCCTGCTGGCGGCAGGCAAGCAGAAAGTGAGCAGCCTCCTCCATAAAGCATTGCCATCAGTCGCACTCCTTTGGCAGCAAATACAGGAAGCACCAGTGCCAGATTAGTGTGGCCGACCCAGACCGAGGAAGCAGTCCTGATGAGTGTCAGAGGATGCAAGTGGCAAGTCAGAAAGAACCAGCAGATcctcaaatcatcacaacaAAACCAGAGGGCAGCAGGAAACCCCATAGTAGTTGAAGGGAGTAGTCAGGATGGCTGagtgagaaagaaaaatcagcTATGCCTGCATGTGAGATTTATAAAGACTGCAGGAGCATCGTTGCTACTGTTGATAAAACATGTGCTGGGATAATTAATAGATACACCCATTAAAAGGTAGAgcacacacaaaagaaaaatgttaagcTCAGGTTGAACTAGGGATGGGaaattaataaaacaatttgattaaattgcaatatagcctgctgcaattttcaaatcccagaaggtgcaatatttctttagcacaaaatttgtgtcaaagtaccagtttacaacttttttttttcgagcagagatgttatgcattacatatcatgcaatcatccacaggcaattttttttagaatagtctacgaaaatcctacttttttgtatgtttttcttattaaatatgagaatgacaaaaattataactcccttcaatacatcagttcctatccaatttgcaataggagtcaaaatcatcacaattacatatttttcagAATTATTCAGCTCTAGTTCTATTTAACATTGTGTTGGTCATATtacaaaatgatttattgcttatgtttgttggtaaaaaaaaaataaacaacatttatatatataaagaacTTAAAatataatcacatatcaaaatGCAATTGCAATACTTGGGAAagaaatcacaattagattattttcccaaattgttcagccctaggttgaaacctttttttctggaagcagattaatcaaacatttaaggAAACAGAGATGCAGGGATACCATTTTCTTGCAACCATCTGCCAAGTAAGCCCGGTGACGGGCGTTGTGGTTTCAAGAATGACCCTTTTAACTCTCATCTGTCAGCCTAATGCTTCTCTGGTTGTCTTCTCAACAACAAATGTTAGCTAAGTAAAGTTTCAAAAGATAGTTTTTTTGTGAAGGATTCaacaaaagaaaattcaaaCTACTATTTTGGACATTATAATTAATTTTAAGAGGCTTTCTTAGGGACACATGGTCTCCAACACAAATATGTCCTGCAGTCTTTGGCAACTTGTAGAAACCCAGAGCACTTGGTAAAAAGTCACGTTTTAAGTGAGTACACTAGGCACAAAGACGGAAACTAGCTTACACCGAGATTGCAAGTTAACTTACGCTATTCACAGGGACATGTCCTTCCACTTCGTCCTCCTCGGTATCCTCCATACCTTTACATTCCACCTTGTTGTTACGCCTTGTTTAGCTAACAGCTCACGTGTTTGTATTTAATCGATATCAGAAAATCATGGGCTGAAAACAGCTGGAATAAAGAATATTTATATTAGTCCCCTCCCAGCCAAACAGAAAAGCTAGAAACCTCtacacaaacagcaaaaacgTCAAAATCACGTACGTGACGTCACGGTAACGTCATTGTGTAATCAAAATAATGTCAGTTAACTAGTTAGTTTTGCATCAATAGATTTCAAAACTAGACAAAATTATCTGCAGGCGGTTATAACGTGTACCTCAAAATCACTAAAGGAGGTTTCGGCCTCAGTGTCTTAAGGAAGGTGGGCTGCTTTTTATTATCCTTTGAGTTGGCAGCCATGTAGCTGTGTAAATGGAAAAACTCTTCAATGCACAAGCCATTCATGGTAAGTAAATCGTTTATTTCTGGTTTCCTTGACAAAAATGTAAGCGATGATACTGTTGATTTCacttttcaaagaaataaatagCAGGCTTAATGTTTGTAACTCCTAACAAGGCTTCTCCATCATAAAAATATACCACGCCATATGAGCTTTAAAGTGCTGAGATGCATCATGGCACGTTTGTATGCCGGATTATTAAAAGCTTTAACTTAATAAAGAGAAACATACACTTGTTTCCcaaagctgtgagcctgaagCCTTTCCTAATTGAAAAGGCTGTAAATGTATCTGCTGCCATCTTGTGGACAAATCCTGATAGCAAGCATCCATTTAACATTTCTCTGGACTGCCGCCACTCTGATTattaaaattctaaattataTATAATTCATTCATCTTAGAAGACGAGGCCTTTGCCTTATTTTACGTGGAGTCTGGTTGAAATGCCAGGTTGGAGAAGGTCATGCTGCTGCAACAAAGCCTGCATACACTTAAAGGGGGAAATCTGTGTCATCTTCATCcatcattttaataaattaaattcacATCAGAGCCAATCCATAGAAACAAATTTGACCAAATTACTTTAAAAGGTTTCTGATTACTCAAATACAaattaaattcaacattttatatGATCTAACTTGTGTGACatggctgtaaaaaaaaacttgacatCTTAAAAAAACCCTGCTACTTGAATTAAAAAGCTGTAGCTACAGTATGCCAATATGTCGACAGTCAGTCATCAGCGTTCCTTTTAGTGTGACTTCAGCATGATCAGAACTTTGGTTTGATAAACTTTATGACAGAAAGTCAAATTTTTCTTTCCTATAGTACAGAGTAAAACCAAAGTAATCCAACACCACTTTCATTACATTTTGGGGCCAATAGCATCAATTTAGGATAAACAACATTTGGAAACAAAAGACACCAGAGCTTGAGGGGGTCGGCAGGCTCTTCTCGCCCCTCAGAGGGCCTCTCATTAGTCGGCATATTTTGTTCTAACACGCTGATCAACAGCTGTGCAAAGTTTTAGGCCACTTGGGAATACAATGATTAAAGCTATTCGAGAAGTCTGGTGTTGTTTTTCAGCATTTGTTCTCAGATGTGTGGAAAAATGTTCTTTCACTCTGGAGTTTTCTGGAGAAATACCAACTGGAAAACCTTCAAGACAAATGCAGTCTCCTTCCATGTTTTTTCAGTCACTTTCTTTGCAACAAGGTTTGAAACACAGTTTGTTTCGAGGTTTATGGTacagaaacagagagggggCATACATTTTGAAGTCTTGGGATGGTAGGTGAATTGTTTTGTTATCTGAAGAACATTAACTTTATATCGATACTAAGAATACCCAGCTGTTATCGACAAGTTATTCACTCTTATTAATTAATTTGTTCCCATATCAGCATCTGTAGAAGAAGTCTAGATAACTGTAAACTGTGTTTGCATCTGTATTTGTCTAATTTCTGGACAAAATCTCTAATTATacttaatttaagaaaaatcttgtaaaaatatagatacacattaaatttcAAGTTATAAAAACCAGAAGTGAAATCTTTAGAAAATGGGACAGCGAATAATTCCTTTTGAGTGTCTTTGATTTGTTTGTTCAATTTGACTTTAAAGAAGGGAACCTTTTTTTTCACTGGATATGCAACAAATTGCTTAGAATTTACTTTCTGCTGTGTGATAATTAAACTGTCATTTTAAGTAAAACACATTACTGATAactaaaacaggcagaaactgCACTATtatctttttaataaaaaaaagaaccatGTGTGTCAATTAGAGAAACCTTTGGTTACCATTTTGCAATACTAAAAACAAGCTCTTTTTTACTGGAGATTACAAAATCTTATGATCTAAGGTTAATTGGATCTTAATCTTAGGTTGTTGGGCTTTTGGTTTATTTTGCAGCTAAAAACAGAGAGGAACtatgaggagagaaagaggaggaagacatGCAGCAAGCAGTGCTGAGCTCAAGATCAAATCCTGTGAGCAGTGTGTAGTGGACTCTAGCGTCTGTATATGGACCCCTGCTTTGCCAACTAAGCCAGACCTTTGCCCAGGTTAATGGACACAGCTGTCCCTTCTTTTTccttaaaatcttaaaatcagcattttttattaaacatttactttGTACTGTAAAAAGAAGCAGCTTCTTTCAGGTTGTCACACTTTagaaatttatttattaacttaatttaaattcaactttGAACGCAAAGTAGTGACCATTTTATCTCCCATTTCTTGTGTCACAGCCAAGCCCCCCCATAAGAGAGGGTAAAGgaaagagctttctggggcccagacaaattGTTGGCCCTTGctggtcagcaaaatcatggtccattaggGTTAAGCTGTTATGattgtaatttttattattatttttacctgAACAGTAACCACTCTTCTCAAAGCaagaaatagattttttaaatttaattataCTGTTAtataaagccttcttaaaaatgtaaatcccttctcttaaaacagatataaaatgggttaaagttggcaaaaattgattaacagagaaaaaaatagttggaaattggaaacagcagaaaaatgttgTGTAAAGGGGTttcaagaggcaaaaatgggttcaaagcagcaaaaataagaGTATCATGTagggaaatgtggttaaaatttgaaaaagtgggcatgaaagtggggaaaaacatttaacagtggcaaacatgggtaaacAGAGGCAGCAATTGATGGAAGTTGGCAAATatgtgttttaagtggcaaaaattggcagaaaaggtgtttaaaaaaggggttaaaagagaaaaaaatgggttcaaagtagCAGAAACAGGAGTAACGTGCAGTGAAATGTcatttaaattgtcaaaaatgggcaaaaaagtggcgaaaaggggttaacagaCACATCAATTAGATGTgcttaaagttgcaaaaaggcaaaaaaaaggtggtggaaaagagtggcaaaaatgggcagaaaggtgGTTAAATAGGATTGAGAGGTGGAAAACttgagtttaaagtggcaaaaataggcagaaattgtgcaaaatgaatgaaaagcagcaaataatagtggcaaaaatgggcgggaaaaacagttaaaaggggttaaatagtTACACAAATAAAAAGTTTCACTTCAGAACctaataatagtttgacacacgtttcaatttcaaaataaagttaccATTAGCCAGTATgtgcaccaatgctactgatccaacacacactgaTATTATCAATAATTAACATCCAggtagggcccattctctggcgttgtcaggggcccagccaaatctgcgGGCAGGCCTGGTCACGTTTTAATTCAAGGTGCCTGTCAACAGCAACAACGAAAAGACTTACAATTCTTAAAGCTCAAGCTTACTTTTTTGTCAAGTGTAACACATTGGGAATCTTTGCTAtgcaaatgtaaacaaaaatgtgtttcttcaGAATTCAGTAACTTTTTTGACACCCACCAACCACCATCACCACCAACAGCTTCAGGAATAGTATAGACAATGTCAATGTTTCTGCTGATGGTCAGTTTTATTCTCTTCCAGTCTCATAAGCAGCTAAaactcacaggagctttaaaatggGATCAAGAAAgtgactgtttttgtgtgtacaGTCTTCTTTCTCTTGTCTTTAAAAACTGGCTTGGCCTTAGTAAACAAAGCTAACATAAATAACAGATGTCTCTGGTAGTTTTGGCAGGTAGAGGTCTGGGAATGGCAGCAGGCCATCATTGTTGATATGAGTCTGGACTGTGTAGGCTTTGATGGCTGCTCCCCACTCCAGCACGGAGCTGTGAATGACTCCCAGTCTGGCCTGTTCATGATATGCTGCTCCCAGCTCCCTGCCCAGGAAGAGGTCCTGAATCAGTGGTGAGTAGTTTCCCTTCAGATCCACAAGATCCATGTTTGTGTCTATGTCCTTGTTGTATCTGTTAGAGTCCAGATGAGCGCCGTTATCTCTCTCCGGGTCACTGTTTGAGTCTGTGCTTTTGGCATTGTTTTCATCTGGACTGTTCTGTACAGGCCTCTGCAGCATGTTCACCACTGTTAGCCTCTCCAGGTGCTGCACAGCAAAATGCCCCTCCAGGGAAGAAGAATGAGCCCCTTTGATTCCCCCAACCCCACAGTGGATCAGAGTAAGGTGCCTCACCTCTGAGTTGTTAAGCAGAAGTGCCGTATTCAAAGGTGACGTGAACCAAACTGTTAATCGTCTCATCCTGAAAACAGGGGGCGAGTGGGAGTGCGATCGGTGCTGGATGTCTTTACATCTGCAGTCTGCGAGGGATGGCTCGCTGCAGGGCTGGGGGTCTTGGCTGCATGCGTAGAAGAAGCTGTTGTGGGTCACATAGGCCACGCGCAGGTCAGAGCGCTGCAGAGctacagacaaacacagaagcaCACAGAGGAGGGGAGCAGGAGAGCTGAAGGCAGGCATCACTGTTGGAGGAGAGGCTCAGGGAGCATAGTGAGGGTGTTCATGTGTGGATGTTGTTGAAGTACGCAGCTGAGCCTGCAGGGGTGacaaagcaaaataaatatcagaaaaaaagcataaaaggaACCTGAGGGTTGATGGATTAAAAGCCACTTAAATCAGATTTCTTGCATGTCCAAAGGTTAAAATGAAATGGCTTTAAGGATATATTGTAtcctgtttaaaatgtcagttgCATAATAAGAAAACTCCTAGTGTATGCCTGACTTGAGGAACATTTAACAGGAAATAAAGCCAAATGAGAAAACAAGAGGTTGCTTCATGCAGGAGCCACACCCAAGCTGACTGTCCTAAAATGTTGTTCTCTGCGTCTGTCACATTGCTTTCTTTTAACTcttctgcctcttttaatcttTGCTTTCTGTGTGAGATAAAAAGGGAGTAAGGGCAAAATAAGTACACGGTAAATAGTAGAGAAGGATGTAATGAGAgagcaaaagaagaaaaagctagttaaaaaaatcttttgtaaatctttatttagaaagtacattttttacatCTTGTAAAACAGTTTAAGTCTGATGTGAAAGATCCTGCTTACACCCCTTAAATATCAATATTGGTGGTTGAAGTGATAATATCCGGATCACAATTTGAATTGTCTAGCTCAGGCTTTTGGTTTGTTACAGGCCAACAGTAATGTTTTTCATAACCTCCAGCCTATTAAAAAGCATGGATCTTcctgtgatttattttctgaTAATAAGAAGAATTAAGTTTTCCCTCATAGATTTAGAAACCTCTGCTGCCTAAgtttaataaacattttggCCCCTCTTCTTAAGATTGGCTGAGAAAGCAAAGTCACAAATCTGAAAGCAGATGTTTTTTACATACCTCATACTAAGATAATACTCTTTAGAAATATGTGAATGATAGGAGTGCTAGAAAAATAGGATAATATATATAGTATACAATGCAGTTCTGTAGAGAACTATACCATAAACAGCATAAAGAGTCTAATAAAGTAAATCTGTACCCTAGGATATGTCAGCTAATACAGCAGGAtatccatccctccatcatcaCAGGGCttatttacccccttggatgttttaccttttaattgacattttaaatcaatcaatggtcaatataattacttttttttttttttttttttttttttttacaaaaaatacccccaaaatcctctttaatgtcaaagtgaaagatatttctacaaagtaatgccatgaaataaaaaaaagtccacaGAGTTCCAGCCACATGGTTCAAGCAGTctcacaaatagtgaaatggggatcagctgAGTACAGTctatgtgtctcaagtgattgtagtataaagacacctgtgtctggaaggtccagtcactggataatcagttcctggctaccattacacaatgaagacaaaagaacactccaagcaattctgagaaaatgttgattaaaaaactTAGGCTTAGGAGTGCTGCTTCACATGTTTGTAAGTATTTCACACAGGGGCTTTTAGGCCTCAAGGAGAAGTTCATGATATGAAACAAAGGAGTTCACAGATTTTCAAGGTTGTGGCAGCTGCTTTGCAATCAGGGCAATTACCCTCTAATCTGCAGTGACGAAAGAGTGTGTGTACTCCAAACTGGTGCACTCcaacaaaacaagcacagagCAAAATACAACAATCAGCAATAACAAAGAAACTAAAACCATTATtataaagaaaaggaaaaaaaaatacatacaaacaaaattatttttcagaCAGTTCATACTGTTTCACTAAACTTCATCACCTCTAATGAGAACAAAGGTGACTTACAGATATGGGGTGCAGTCCAGCTCCTCATTTAGTCCTGGACTTGTTGTAGCCTTTAGCTTGAAGAGCCAAAAAGTCTCTATTTGTACTATGAACAGTCACTTGTTTTTAGATGCCCTGATGAAGACTATGTAAGTTAAAACATGTAGGTGCTTTATAGAAAagctttttaatgtttgcaaaGCAATGTGCCTTCGTTTTTTCTGGTTATGACTTTTTTACCCTTGACAAAATACAAGCCTGACCTCTCCTTGTTtgatatgagagaaaaggttattgaaaagtgtaagtcaggggatggacacaaaaCATTTTCCACTGAACAACccccaaagttcagttaaatccatcatcatcatagaaggaatatggcacatgtgaaTATTTGCCCAGATCAGGCTGTCCTTCCTCACACACTGTGTGActgtgcaagaaagagactagtgagagaggctacaaagacacctatgaccTAGCAATTTTAATAGTAAAACACAAACCTAGACGTATAGAGGTAAATTACATTTTGCTTTTGGTTCTTCTTTAACCTATCCAAGCCACTAACTGTGTAGTTTTCAACACAgtcaaacatttctgcagatcgGTACTGCTATTTCTGTCATGAttcaggttttgatttattatgttccTAAGTTTTTCTAGTGTTTTCCTTTGTTGATTCTGGGATTTCAATGTTTCTAGTTTGACTTTGTATTAAGGTTTTCAGTTTATTAGGAGTTTTtctgtagcccttgtgtttctgtgtattttgtgctttaagTTGTATGATGCTCTAATGTTTAGTTGACTACCTTTTGtgattcttcatttttttttggtatGGTTCTAGTGTCTATATATCTTTGGGCTCCCCTGTATTTGAGTTTACTGTCATGATCTGGATTTTTGTTTAGTTATTAGGTGTTTTATGTGGCCTTTGTGTTTCTGTATAGTTCTAGTGGTTTTGTAATCCTTTTCCCTCCATGTCTGAGTTCCCTCCTTGTTTTGTGTTCTTTGAATTCCCTTTGGGTGTTAGTTAGCtgtctttgtatcctcctgtgttttcagtgtttccttatTTAAGCTTCTAGTGTACTGTTTAGTTGTCTTTGAGTCTGCTTCTTGTGtagtgttccatgt is a window of Cheilinus undulatus linkage group 6, ASM1832078v1, whole genome shotgun sequence DNA encoding:
- the si:ch73-52p7.1 gene encoding uncharacterized protein si:ch73-52p7.1 — translated: MPAFSSPAPLLCVLLCLSVALQRSDLRVAYVTHNSFFYACSQDPQPCSEPSLADCRCKDIQHRSHSHSPPVFRMRRLTVWFTSPLNTALLLNNSEVRHLTLIHCGVGGIKGAHSSSLEGHFAVQHLERLTVVNMLQRPVQNSPDENNAKSTDSNSDPERDNGAHLDSNRYNKDIDTNMDLVDLKGNYSPLIQDLFLGRELGAAYHEQARLGVIHSSVLEWGAAIKAYTVQTHINNDGLLPFPDLYLPKLPETSVIYVSFVY